One part of the Prochlorococcus marinus str. MIT 9313 genome encodes these proteins:
- the menA gene encoding 2-carboxy-1,4-naphthoquinone phytyltransferase, whose translation MPDQQDVASLYAKASTRRALWKAAIKWPMYSVAVMPALLAAGWRVGAGEAVRLDQLLGFLVAAVLLLLWENLSNDLFDADTGVDSFTKLHSVVALLGQRRPVRRFAHLALVLGLLLMLLLALRSSAAVLFLVLVSCGLGYLYQGPPFRWGYIGLGEPLCWLAFGPFATAAALLALAPLNGDGSVIPWATAFTLGSGPALATTLVLFCSHFHQVAEDAAFGKRSPVVRLGTARAAALVPWILSLVFALEWIPVLQGDWPLTALLGGLGLPAGAALVRLLRHHHDQPEKIRGSKFLALRFQALNGLGLSLGLALAPCLGFALSSAG comes from the coding sequence ATGCCAGACCAGCAGGATGTTGCATCCCTTTACGCCAAGGCCTCTACAAGGCGAGCTCTTTGGAAAGCCGCGATCAAGTGGCCGATGTACTCCGTGGCAGTGATGCCGGCGTTGCTGGCGGCTGGTTGGCGGGTGGGGGCCGGCGAAGCAGTGCGTCTTGATCAACTGCTTGGCTTTTTGGTTGCTGCTGTGCTGCTTTTGCTTTGGGAAAACCTCAGCAACGACCTCTTTGATGCAGATACCGGCGTGGACAGCTTCACCAAGTTGCATTCGGTGGTTGCGCTGCTGGGTCAGCGGAGACCTGTGCGCCGCTTTGCTCACTTAGCGCTCGTGCTGGGCTTGTTGTTGATGTTGCTGTTGGCTTTGCGCAGTAGTGCTGCTGTGCTCTTTTTGGTGCTGGTGAGTTGTGGTTTGGGATATCTCTACCAGGGGCCGCCCTTTCGCTGGGGCTACATAGGCCTCGGTGAGCCGCTGTGTTGGTTGGCTTTTGGCCCTTTCGCTACTGCCGCTGCCTTGTTGGCGTTAGCACCGCTCAACGGTGATGGATCAGTGATTCCATGGGCAACGGCGTTCACCCTGGGGAGTGGTCCGGCCTTAGCGACAACCTTGGTGCTCTTTTGCTCTCATTTTCATCAAGTCGCTGAGGATGCGGCTTTTGGCAAACGATCGCCTGTGGTGCGCTTGGGCACAGCTCGTGCGGCGGCTTTGGTGCCCTGGATTCTTTCGCTTGTGTTTGCTCTGGAGTGGATCCCTGTGCTGCAGGGAGATTGGCCGCTGACAGCTCTGCTTGGTGGTTTGGGATTGCCTGCAGGAGCAGCGCTGGTCCGTTTGCTTCGCCATCACCATGATCAGCCAGAGAAGATTCGTGGCAGCAAGTTTTTGGCATTGCGCTTTCAGGCGCTCAATGGCTTGGGGTTGAGCTTGGGCCTAGCGCTAGCGCCTTGCTTGGGCTTTGCGCTATCTAGCGCAGGTTGA